In Brevibacillus marinus, the genomic window CCGCAAACGTGATGTTGTCATTCCAGTTGAGATGATAGTTGACCACTCTCCCGGTGTGGTCGACTTCAATCCGAATCTCGTTATCCGGAAAGAGCGTGCCGTTGACGACGCGCAGAAAGAGGAACCCATAGGTAACCTGATTGCCCAACGGGGGTTTTTCGTTTGGCGTGTTGCGCTCGTACAACCGCACCTGCGATGCCTTGGCGGCAGCATGCCGTGTCAGGAATTGTTCGGCAATTTTCGCCGCCGCCGCCCGCTCGATCGGCTGGCCGCCCTCGCTGCGCTTGTTTTCCCAGTAGTTATACGAGGTTAATTCGCCGCTGTCGGCGTTGACGGAGACGTTGATCGACGGGCCTTCCTCGCGCCCGTTCTCATCCTTCTTCACCCAGTAAAAGCTCCATTCCGGAAAAGTGCGCCAGCTGTCCCGATCGCGGAACGACGAGTTGACCAGTTCGGCACCGGCCGGGAGCTGGACGTACGATTTGGCGATCGCCAATGCCTGTTCTTTATTCAATTTGGCATTGGCCGGCTGCACGGCGGCAAGTTTTTGCGAAACGGCCGCATCTTTTGCCGGTATGGTCTGTGGTGTTTGAGCGGCGCTGACGGCAGCGGCTTGCGCCGGAGCCAGCGGCAAAAGCAGTGTCGCCGACAGCAGCACGCCGGAGGCCGCTCGTTTGACGTGTATGCAACGCATGGAAAACCCTCCTTTACTTGGCTCAAACGTTTCCACTGTGTAGACGGGAGATGAGCAAACTTCGTTTCAAGCGTTCTTTTCTTTTCCTGATTCATAATAATATAGATACAGATAGAGATTATAGCGCATGACTCAATCACGCTATATAATGAAAAAAGACAGAAAAAAGGGAGAGGAGTTAATGGAAACACTCCTTTTTTTGATTCGGCACGGCGAAACGGAATGGAACCGCAGCGGGCGCATCCAAGGGCACAGTGATCTGAAACTGACGCCGACCGGGGAATGGCAGGCGGATTGCCTGGCGGCGAGCTTTGTCGGCAAATACCTCTGTGCCGTCTATTCCAGTGATTTGCAGCGCGCGCGGGAAACGGCGCGGCGGCTGGCGGAAGCAGTCGGCCAAACCGTGTGCACCCTGCCCGCGCTGCGTGAACGATCCTATGGTGCCTGGGAAGGACTTACCCTTGAAGAGATTCGCGAGCGGTTTCCCGATTACCGAACCAATGAGGCGAAGTACGGGATTGAGTCGTTTGCGGCGATGCAACAGCGGGCTGTGGACTGCCTGACTCCGATCGCGCAGCGCCATCGAAATGAGGCGGTTGCCATTGTCAGCCACGGCGGATTGATTAATGCTTTTCTTCATTTCATCACCAACGGAGCGTTGGGAACGGGCGTAACCCGGCTTGACAATACCGGGGTGACCAGTGTCTCCTATCGCTTGGGCCAGTGGAGAGTAAAGGACGTGAACAATACCCGGCACCTGCAGGAACCTCCGTTGTTCGTCGGCTGATGGGCGTTTGCCAGAATGCAAAGTAGGGAAGGGAAGAGAGGGTTTCGTGGCGATTCACAGGCAAATGATTGGCAAGTTGGAGACGGTATTCCTGTACATGAGCCACTTTTTTTTGGCTGCATGGCCGGAAAATCGCCCCGGGCTGTTGTTCCTTACGGATGCTTCCGGATGCCTGCTCAACGTGATTCCACTGCAAGTCCGGCAGACGTGGAAACCGGCTTCGTTTATATACCGAATCGGCGACCAGATGGCGGCTGACGATGCCTCGGTCGTGCGACGGGCGCTGGAAAGCGGCCAGCTGTCTGTGGCGGAGGAAGCAGATCAAGGCGACATCTGCGCCTGGGCCGCACTGCCGCTGAAAGAAGAAAACGGCCGGATCAGGGCGACGATTGGACTGACCGTGCCGAAGGCGGTGTTTCCCTATGACCTCGCCTCCTACCTGCAGGGGATGGAACCGCTTGTTTACATGGGCTATGACGCGTACATCAAACGGGCGACCAGCGAGATCGTGATGAACGCCAGTCGCTATCACGAGGCAAAAGATTTCGTGCGCAGTGTGGTGGAGCAAGTTCACGAGATTGTGCAAAAAGGGGGCTGCTCCGCGGTCCGGCTTGACGAGCGGGGGTACCTGGTGCCGCAGGAGCGG contains:
- a CDS encoding histidine phosphatase family protein, translating into METLLFLIRHGETEWNRSGRIQGHSDLKLTPTGEWQADCLAASFVGKYLCAVYSSDLQRARETARRLAEAVGQTVCTLPALRERSYGAWEGLTLEEIRERFPDYRTNEAKYGIESFAAMQQRAVDCLTPIAQRHRNEAVAIVSHGGLINAFLHFITNGALGTGVTRLDNTGVTSVSYRLGQWRVKDVNNTRHLQEPPLFVG